One Aster yellows witches'-broom phytoplasma AYWB DNA segment encodes these proteins:
- a CDS encoding DUF2963 domain-containing protein, which produces MFGIGGRLVYKYHLETEERRKLQEVDIKAKARELNNVLYNENKKLKKENEYLKSVPYEFIRENGEKEYYNLFTNKLVKKIDNDNNIFEYDKNNGMLLKKTDKYNNIEEYGSHGKMIKKTLSDGVLMEYNPINSKLMKRKNIDNSIEEFDDNEEKFKEIDKNGKVKYYKTKIYQTVLDFKKLFINDKDLEKTFLKSGIFNLEDLKTAGYTLEDLIFFGYSFQDLKYPPKLQILSDGTMLRISEFNQYTRKPIKETIYNNPDRTIYQITEYNQDTGERHKATEYYKNGEKSTVFDYHKDTGKLTKETIYNPDRTIKETKNYNY; this is translated from the coding sequence TTGTTTGGGATAGGTGGGAGGCTTGTTTATAAATATCATTTAGAAACCGAAGAAAGGCGTAAATTACAAGAAGTAGATATTAAAGCAAAAGCAAGAGAGTTAAACAATGTTTTATATAATGAAAATAAAAAACTAAAAAAGGAAAACGAATATTTAAAAAGTGTTCCTTATGAGTTTATAAGAGAAAATGGAGAAAAAGAATATTATAATTTATTTACTAATAAATTAGTTAAAAAAATTGATAATGATAATAATATTTTTGAATATGATAAAAATAATGGTATGTTACTGAAAAAAACTGATAAATATAACAATATTGAAGAGTATGGTTCACATGGGAAAATGATTAAAAAAACTTTATCAGATGGCGTTTTGATGGAATATAATCCCATTAATTCAAAATTAATGAAACGTAAAAATATTGATAATTCTATTGAAGAATTTGATGATAATGAAGAAAAATTTAAAGAAATAGATAAAAATGGTAAAGTTAAATATTACAAAACTAAAATTTATCAAACAGTTTTAGATTTTAAAAAATTATTTATTAATGATAAAGATTTAGAAAAAACTTTCTTAAAATCCGGTATTTTTAATTTAGAAGATTTAAAAACTGCTGGATATACTTTAGAAGATTTAATATTTTTTGGATATAGCTTTCAAGATTTAAAATATCCTCCAAAACTACAAATTTTATCCGACGGAACTATGTTAAGAATTTCAGAATTTAATCAATACACAAGAAAACCAATAAAAGAAACAATTTACAACAACCCAGACAGAACTATTTATCAAATTACAGAATATAATCAAGACACAGGTGAAAGGCATAAAGCCACTGAATACTATAAAAATGGAGAAAAATCAACTGTTTTTGATTACCACAAAGACACAGGAAAATTAACCAAAGAAACAATTTACAACCCAGACAGAACTATTAAAGAAACTAAAAATTATAATTATTAA